The Microbacterium sp. LWO12-1.2 genome includes a window with the following:
- a CDS encoding DUF3566 domain-containing protein, protein MSTVADKLAKKSTRKTSGKQVRLRLVYVDFWSAVKLSFLGAVALAVVTMVSFFLIFLVLQATGIMATADEFINKFSDGAIALSTLVGLPQVMAFAAVVAILNLIVFTVLGAVIAGIYNLAVKVTGGLLVGFMSN, encoded by the coding sequence ATGAGCACAGTAGCCGACAAGCTGGCGAAGAAGTCCACACGAAAAACCAGTGGCAAGCAGGTTCGCCTGCGTCTCGTCTACGTCGACTTCTGGTCGGCAGTGAAGCTCTCGTTCCTCGGAGCGGTGGCCCTCGCGGTCGTCACGATGGTGTCGTTCTTCCTGATCTTCCTGGTACTTCAGGCAACCGGCATCATGGCGACCGCCGATGAGTTCATCAACAAGTTCTCGGATGGTGCGATCGCGCTGTCCACGCTCGTGGGACTGCCGCAGGTCATGGCCTTCGCCGCCGTCGTAGCGATCCTGAACCTGATCGTGTTCACGGTGCTCGGTGCCGTGATCGCGGGAATCTACAACCTCGCCGTGAAGGTGACGGGCGGACTGCTCGTCGGCTTCATGTCGAACTGA
- a CDS encoding VIT1/CCC1 transporter family protein — MTVHEGEQHTPNLGQRLNWLRAGVLGANDGIVSVASLLVGVAGATTDNAALLTAGIAGLVGGAISMALGEYVSVSSQRDSERALIAKESEELRTMPQEELDELTALYRERGLTVETARRVAEELTAHDALSAHLEVELGIDQDDLVNPWHAALSSAMAFTLGALLPLLAILLPPPGWRVPVTFVAVLLALALTGAVAARIGGSSPGRASLRLVAGGALALLATWLIGTLLGTTGVV, encoded by the coding sequence ATGACAGTGCATGAAGGAGAGCAGCACACGCCGAACCTCGGTCAGAGGCTGAACTGGCTCCGAGCCGGTGTGCTCGGAGCCAACGACGGCATCGTGTCGGTCGCCTCGCTGCTGGTCGGTGTGGCAGGCGCCACCACCGACAACGCCGCCCTGCTCACCGCCGGCATCGCCGGACTGGTCGGCGGTGCGATCTCGATGGCGTTGGGGGAGTACGTCTCGGTGAGCAGCCAGCGAGACAGCGAACGAGCCCTCATCGCCAAGGAGAGCGAGGAGCTGCGCACCATGCCGCAGGAAGAGCTCGACGAACTCACGGCGCTGTACCGCGAGCGCGGACTCACAGTGGAGACCGCGCGTCGTGTCGCCGAGGAACTCACCGCGCACGATGCTCTCTCGGCCCATCTCGAGGTCGAGTTGGGGATCGATCAGGACGACCTCGTGAACCCCTGGCATGCCGCTCTGTCGTCGGCGATGGCCTTCACTCTGGGCGCACTGCTCCCTCTCCTCGCGATACTGCTCCCCCCACCCGGATGGCGAGTGCCGGTGACCTTCGTCGCCGTGCTTCTCGCCCTCGCACTCACCGGTGCTGTCGCGGCGCGGATCGGAGGGTCGTCTCCTGGCCGGGCCTCTCTGCGATTGGTGGCAGGCGGTGCGCTTGCGCTGCTCGCGACCTGGCTGATCGGTACTCTCCTCGGAACGACGGGTGTCGTCTAG
- a CDS encoding sensor histidine kinase, giving the protein MTTQTATPPPATAAKPPLRIFTTILHLAGVGVIGGIMFSTLGGLLGTGLGLLFVAGIGAVLLVGLVYALFGVGWFEVARVGALYRTPIAPLGLRRRDRPGFGGWLRSLGRQAIDGRMWRAIANFAIAAILGFIVLRLAWTLVWSIIISFAPLTSADSVMGPFGGGGIPVAWAPLVGILGIAASIVGMIGLALLHRTLSLAIVIRSRETELTEKVRTSTAQREGAVRAADLERTRIERDLHDGVQPRLVSVGMTLGLAQQKIDNDPDTAKELIAEAHTSTKAAITELRQLARGIHASVLDDRGLDAALSALAGRSHIPVHLDVRMDGRCSRDAEAAVYFSIAESLTNAAKHSRASEARVTVRIREGNTLWARVEDNGMGGAQVQPGGGLDGIANRVLAAGGTFRLDSPQGGPTSLEVNVPCAS; this is encoded by the coding sequence ATGACCACTCAGACTGCGACTCCGCCGCCGGCGACGGCCGCGAAACCGCCGCTGCGCATCTTCACGACGATCCTGCATCTGGCAGGTGTGGGCGTGATCGGCGGCATCATGTTCTCCACTCTCGGCGGGCTGCTCGGCACCGGCCTCGGGTTGCTCTTCGTCGCCGGCATCGGTGCCGTTCTCCTCGTGGGGCTGGTCTACGCGCTGTTCGGGGTGGGCTGGTTCGAGGTCGCCCGTGTCGGTGCGCTCTACCGCACCCCGATCGCGCCGCTGGGTCTGCGGCGCCGTGACCGTCCCGGATTCGGCGGATGGCTCCGCTCGCTCGGCCGACAGGCCATCGACGGACGCATGTGGCGTGCGATCGCCAACTTCGCCATCGCGGCGATCCTCGGCTTCATCGTGCTCCGGCTCGCGTGGACGCTGGTGTGGTCGATCATCATCTCCTTCGCTCCGTTGACCTCGGCGGATTCTGTGATGGGCCCGTTCGGCGGCGGTGGCATTCCCGTGGCCTGGGCGCCGCTGGTCGGCATCCTGGGGATCGCCGCGTCCATCGTCGGCATGATCGGGCTCGCACTGCTGCACCGCACCTTGTCGCTCGCGATCGTGATCCGCAGCCGAGAGACCGAACTGACCGAGAAGGTGCGCACGTCGACGGCGCAGCGCGAGGGTGCCGTCCGTGCCGCCGACCTCGAGCGCACCCGCATCGAGCGGGATCTGCATGACGGCGTCCAGCCGCGACTGGTGTCGGTCGGCATGACGCTCGGTCTGGCACAGCAGAAGATCGACAACGACCCCGACACGGCGAAGGAGCTGATCGCCGAGGCGCACACCTCCACCAAGGCCGCGATCACCGAGCTGCGGCAGCTCGCCCGAGGCATCCATGCGTCGGTTCTCGACGATCGTGGTCTGGATGCGGCGCTGTCGGCGCTGGCCGGACGCTCGCACATCCCCGTGCATCTGGATGTGCGGATGGATGGGCGGTGCAGTCGGGATGCCGAGGCCGCCGTGTACTTCTCCATCGCCGAATCACTCACCAACGCCGCGAAGCACTCGCGGGCGAGTGAGGCACGCGTCACCGTGCGGATCCGCGAGGGCAACACGCTCTGGGCACGCGTCGAGGACAACGGCATGGGTGGCGCGCAGGTGCAGCCCGGTGGCGGACTCGACGGCATCGCCAACCGTGTGCTCGCCGCCGGCGGGACTTTCCGACTCGACAGCCCGCAGGGCGGCCCGACCAGCCTGGAGGTGAACGTGCCATGCGCATCCTGA
- a CDS encoding response regulator transcription factor → MRILICEDSVLLREGLVRLLEDAGHEVVAALPDTSGLVETVTGTDPELCILDVRLPPTFTDEGIRAALGLRSTHPQLAILVLSQYVEERYASDLIAAQGGPLGYLLKDRVADVSEFLASVQRIAEGATVLDPEVVAQLLTRRNRDDRMLRLTERERTVLALIAEGKSNQAIAALLFLSEASVEKNITAIFQKLGFEQDESGNRRVLAALAHIENTGGPTPPTGQTGVAR, encoded by the coding sequence ATGCGCATCCTGATCTGTGAGGACTCCGTCCTGCTGCGCGAAGGTCTCGTCCGTCTCCTCGAGGATGCCGGTCATGAGGTCGTCGCCGCTCTCCCCGACACCAGTGGTCTCGTCGAGACGGTCACCGGCACCGACCCGGAGCTCTGCATCCTGGATGTGCGGCTTCCCCCGACCTTCACCGACGAGGGCATCCGGGCGGCTCTGGGACTGCGGTCCACGCACCCTCAGCTGGCGATCCTGGTGCTCTCGCAGTACGTCGAAGAGCGGTACGCGTCGGATCTGATCGCGGCGCAGGGTGGGCCACTCGGCTACCTGCTCAAGGACAGGGTCGCTGACGTGTCGGAGTTCCTCGCCTCGGTGCAGCGCATCGCTGAAGGAGCGACCGTGCTCGACCCCGAGGTCGTCGCCCAGTTGCTCACCCGCCGCAATCGCGATGACCGGATGCTGCGCCTCACCGAGCGCGAGCGCACCGTGCTGGCGCTCATCGCCGAGGGCAAGTCCAACCAGGCGATCGCCGCACTGCTCTTCCTCTCGGAGGCGAGTGTCGAGAAGAACATCACCGCCATCTTCCAGAAGCTGGGCTTCGAGCAGGACGAGTCGGGAAACCGCCGCGTGCTCGCCGCCCTCGCTCACATCGAGAACACCGGAGGCCCGACGCCTCCGACCGGCCAGACAGGAGTGGCACGATGA
- a CDS encoding helix-turn-helix transcriptional regulator: MASDEQQRRELGAFLRARREHLDRAAFGLPPAGRGRTVGLRREEISYLSGVSVTWYTWLEQGRDINPSRQVLDAIATTLHLTVTEHDYVLTLAGFAPARPSGGAAVETAPAHVQRFLDALEEHPAYALAPDWGVAGWNAAYEALYPNVAQTPPEQRNLLWLIFTDPYVRSLLDDWDVTSRRFLAEFRAEAGPRLGDPRYRDLVSRLVEASPEFRERWESHDIRGFQSRERVFQHPELGRLVFEHHQLRPSDQTEIQLVVYTPDEATRERFGRRVR, translated from the coding sequence ATGGCCAGCGACGAGCAGCAGCGGAGAGAACTCGGCGCTTTCCTACGCGCCCGCCGCGAGCACCTCGACCGAGCCGCCTTCGGACTCCCGCCGGCCGGACGCGGCCGGACGGTCGGCCTCCGTCGTGAGGAGATCTCGTACCTCTCCGGCGTGAGTGTCACGTGGTACACCTGGCTCGAACAGGGGCGCGACATCAACCCGTCCCGCCAGGTGCTGGATGCGATCGCCACCACGCTGCACCTCACGGTGACCGAGCACGACTACGTGCTGACACTCGCCGGCTTCGCTCCGGCGCGACCGAGCGGCGGCGCCGCGGTCGAGACCGCCCCCGCCCATGTACAGCGGTTCCTCGATGCGCTTGAGGAGCATCCGGCGTATGCGCTGGCACCCGACTGGGGCGTCGCCGGGTGGAATGCGGCCTACGAGGCCCTGTACCCGAACGTGGCACAGACGCCACCGGAACAGCGCAACCTGCTGTGGCTGATCTTCACCGACCCGTATGTGCGCTCGCTGCTCGACGACTGGGATGTCACCAGCCGCCGGTTCCTGGCCGAGTTCCGCGCCGAAGCAGGCCCGCGCCTGGGCGACCCCCGCTACCGCGACCTCGTCTCGCGCCTGGTGGAGGCGAGCCCGGAGTTCCGCGAACGCTGGGAGAGCCACGACATCCGTGGGTTCCAGTCCCGTGAGCGCGTATTCCAGCATCCGGAGCTCGGCCGACTGGTCTTCGAGCACCACCAACTGCGCCCCTCGGATCAGACCGAGATCCAGCTCGTCGTGTACACGCCCGACGAGGCGACGCGCGAGCGGTTCGGGAGACGCGTGCGCTGA